AGGGAAAATTGATGAACTCAGCGAGATGCTACTAAAAACTGAAATgttctttttttgctttaaaaaagacataaaagattgaaatgtaatctgtttttttttagctttttcttttggtaataTGTATATACATGTCTTTTGCTTAGATCTAAAATCTTCTATCTAAGTTAAGCACATATTCTGAATCTATTATGGCTTCATTCATTAGCTGCTTTCTCTAAAAGTAATTACTTTTCCTTCAGGTTCTAGAGGAGAAATCCTGATAATTACGCTTTCTGTTGATGCTGTCGCTGTCACTTGATCAGCTTGACTAGAGTCACCTAAGATCTTTTGGCAGGTCTCAACCAGACAGTGTCTGCATTTCGGACAAGTCAAATGTTGTTGAAGCCACTTGTCAATGCAACGAACATGGAACCCGTGGTTGCTCTTAGGGAGCAATCTAAGCTTTTCACCGCAAACAAAATCAGACAAACAGATGACGCATTCTTCGCCAATCCCAGACAGGTTCATCTCATCTGCGTAACTCACGACAGGGAACATCTTCAGAGCTTTCTTCTTGATTCCTTTGTTTGATGAACAGTGTGGTGTTGAAAGAATAAAGGTAGGCTCGGAGATCATGAAACTTGAGCAGCATCTGAATGCGCTACGAATGATATAATGTAACACGAGGCAGCAGATGATTCCACATATGAGGACTGAGAGAAGCATCATCATAGTCTCAGTGAGGTTGTTCTCATGGGTGACAGGAGGAGTTGGCGCCACCGCAAGGGCTCGTTGAGTGTTGTGGTCAAATGGATTGTGCATAAGCAGCTTTCTAGAGACAAAACCATCAAGGAGTTGTTCTTGGAAGGCTTGAGCTGAAGAAGGTAATTCATTTACAtacatttttctcttttttttttgtgcaacatgcttaatattaaaaaatgaaaaggaTATTGGGCCGAAAACTGTGGCCCAACATCAGAGGTTCATACAGGAGAATAAGAAGAATCAAACGCTCAGGTACTCCTGCCCGAAAAAAAAGAGCTGAGATACTCCTGCCCGAAACTGACCggatttgaaattaaatatatctttatttaaatcagaaaaattattaaaagaccATGAAACCAACAGAAACTTGCATAATTACAACCCAACCAGGACTATTTCGCGGACTATCCAAACCCGATCCACAAAATTCGGATCTCTTTCTCCATAACTTCCGAAAACTTTGTAAAACCTAGTGTAATTGTAAACTTGGTGTAACTGTACAGAAATTAATTCCTACTTATATTATTGTATGAATATACATTGTATCTAATACAAGTTATTTAAATTGAACTAATGCATACTTTTAGAttgtaatgttttattatattaatttttggaCACAGTTGatgttattgatatatttattgattttaaaaaaaaaacattagtttaTAGATATAactagaaaaattacaaaatgtgAAGAGTCATTTAcagaaatttattaaaagtagataaaattaattttcaattggcAATGCACGAGCAATCAAGTGTATATCACAAGCTGCACAATTCCAGAAACAAAGATCGCATTTCCACCGTGATTTTGATCCATTTAGGGAGACTACAAACACTAATTTTATGATTCTGGAGTACCAGCAATCATATGTCACATTAGGATCTATCATTTCAGCCATAGATAGAAACATGGCAGGTTTTTCATAATCTCAATGGCCTGTGAGTTCCCAACTATTGATGATTTGAAACATCTGATCAACATGTTGACGAGTAAAAGCATGGTAGTTGTGAACCAATCCTCCATCATCAACACTAAAGGCTAAGTTCATCATACCATATACAAATAGGGCCAACAAGCATCCTCTCTCAGCAgcaagatatatttttttcttaccaaCTAAATGGAGGATGAAGAACTCATACATACCTCTCAAGTATATGGCCTCTGGATTACCCACACGGTAGCAACTAATTCTGAACATTCGAACATCATTGACCTTGTCTAGCCAGTCATTCATGTAAATGAGATTTGCCGATCTGTAGAAGTAATCATATCTTCCAATTTTGTTTAACCCGAAAAAAACAATCCGTGCACAACCAAAGTCTTGGATACTGGTCGTTGCTACGTTGTAGAGAATCTTATGAATCATTGAAGGAGGGAGAGAAGCCAAGTTCGTCTaactttgataaaataaaatggttaTTTTGTGAGAGAAATCTCGTAAATTATTTGTTACTTGTATAAGTGATAAACCCTTGAAATTTAATGAACCACTCATCCAAATTTAAGCAGAAACGTGTCCATTTATAGGTGATTTGATAGACTCCTCGACTGTCGCATCTCTTGGATTTAACTTATTAAGATATATAACTATGTATAAGTAAGTAAAATTAAGTGATTTAgattgtctaaatttatgaaactaagaaaaacgtaacaattaagattgtataaatatttaaaactatgtaAAACTTAACGaaatttatatagtatattgTTGTATTTTGCAAGAAAAGATTAGTATCCAAAAcgtaatgtatatatttaacgACAGCAACCAGCAGTATTGGagataataaatgaaaatgataatatttagtttgagaaaaatcatgtaattaatgATTCAAGCAGTGACATGTCCATTTAAGGGTAATTTGATTGACTCCCTGAGGAAGCACGACTTCTCTCACACGCCTTCTCACTGCAACAGTCGCATCTCTTGAATTTGGAACTTTGTATAACTTTaatttattaagatttattaCTATGTATAAGTAAGTGAAACTAAGTAATATAGATtgtctaaaattttgaaactaagaAAAACGTAACAATTTAGAtgctataaatatttgaaactttgtaaaacttaaagAAACTTAGATAtcatattgttatatttaaagATTTCCATAGTTGGATTCAACATCCATTTTTCATAGTTGTCTTAAGAAGTAAAATTTCTTCTTTTAACACACTAACTTTATTGTTTGTGTTTATGTTACTTggtttgttatttatgtttgtataatttggtgtaacttaaaataattttggttaagtacatcatttttgtttgtcaaacttcgtaaaatttagtattacCTTTTTTCATGTTTGTGTAATTaggtaaaaaatttcaaaaattttcattttcgtaCGTCAAACTTTctataacttaatattttttctgtttgtacATTTCGGTAAACTTTGtcagaattttcatttttcatttgtcaaatttcaaaacttaaaaaactcATCACTGAACTAGTTTGATAGAATTTATGATTAATTGTACAACCAAAATCTCAGAAATACCATGACAGTAACAATAAGACAACATACAACTATCAATATTTGTCTTCCATTATTGGGTCCTTAATCCACATGGTCATTTGAGAAACCACAAGGAGACATCAATAGTATTGCAAATAAGGGTTTGAATCAGATTTGGAGAACTTCTGGATGATACACCCGCCCCTGTAGCTTCAGAGTTTTGTCTCTTGATTAATCACTATTTTCtggaaaaaatctaaaaattgcAGATTATGTgaagaaagatgaaaaagaagaaatgagaTGAGAGAAAATGAGGTGAGAGGATTGAAAagatg
The Raphanus sativus cultivar WK10039 unplaced genomic scaffold, ASM80110v3 Scaffold0373, whole genome shotgun sequence DNA segment above includes these coding regions:
- the LOC108830773 gene encoding E3 ubiquitin-protein ligase ATL76-like, producing MYVNELPSSAQAFQEQLLDGFVSRKLLMHNPFDHNTQRALAVAPTPPVTHENNLTETMMMLLSVLICGIICCLVLHYIIRSAFRCCSSFMISEPTFILSTPHCSSNKGIKKKALKMFPVVSYADEMNLSGIGEECVICLSDFVCGEKLRLLPKSNHGFHVRCIDKWLQQHLTCPKCRHCLVETCQKILGDSSQADQVTATASTESVIIRISPLEPEGKVITFRESS